One genomic region from Spirosoma sp. KCTC 42546 encodes:
- a CDS encoding response regulator transcription factor yields MSVIKPALQRPELIAYFSGANNYCWIYFRNGEKKLLAKPISYLESQLPNFIRVHKTVLINPAYVKSLDQPPHKKMAGKVYLDTGEVFPVSRRRWSQVVESLQVLHPVRVNGIEQQLSSAPVRVSPEIQPSGFSAASILLITDDKEKAILTEQLIGKKWADYQVNTVQSSVFLPELLKQLPEQDYPTLILLDARTLTTDRLTTLQRLKEDSQLNRIPVVLLVLPTDQLISNGYQKQANSVVSMPIGYTLFEHTIERICQFWLRIVRLPGVPMHSN; encoded by the coding sequence ATGAGTGTTATCAAACCTGCTCTCCAGCGCCCGGAATTAATAGCTTATTTTTCAGGGGCTAACAATTACTGCTGGATTTACTTTCGAAACGGGGAGAAGAAGCTCCTGGCCAAGCCAATTAGCTATTTGGAAAGCCAATTGCCCAATTTTATCCGCGTTCATAAAACGGTTCTGATTAATCCCGCTTATGTAAAAAGCCTGGATCAGCCTCCGCATAAAAAAATGGCTGGCAAGGTGTACCTGGATACAGGAGAAGTATTCCCTGTTAGCCGCCGACGCTGGTCTCAGGTGGTTGAATCGTTGCAGGTACTTCATCCGGTACGTGTTAATGGAATAGAGCAACAGCTCTCATCCGCTCCGGTTCGGGTTTCACCGGAAATTCAGCCATCGGGTTTTTCAGCGGCTTCGATATTACTAATCACCGATGATAAAGAGAAGGCAATCCTGACGGAACAACTTATTGGGAAAAAGTGGGCTGATTATCAGGTAAATACTGTCCAGTCAAGTGTGTTTTTGCCTGAACTGCTGAAACAGTTACCAGAACAGGATTATCCAACCCTGATTTTGCTAGACGCCAGGACACTTACAACTGACCGATTAACTACACTTCAGCGTCTGAAAGAGGATAGTCAACTGAATCGTATTCCCGTTGTGCTACTGGTGCTGCCAACCGATCAACTTATTAGTAATGGCTATCAAAAACAGGCAAATTCGGTTGTCTCGATGCCGATAGGGTACACCCTTTTTGAGCATACCATTGAACGAATCTGCCAATTCTGGCTGCGTATTGTCAGGTTGCCTGGTGTTCCGATGCATAGTAATTGA
- a CDS encoding low affinity iron permease family protein: protein MKTTETHEEHASKSYFERFSSAVAKATGSSAAFILAMASVIIWALLGPVFGYSENWQLVINTGTTIITFLMVFVIQKAQNKESLSVQLKLNELIAATKGASNRLVASENLSEEELDILYKHYCTMAELTKQKTDLRKSHSVEEAIDNTEEKLEKTTKK from the coding sequence ATGAAAACTACAGAAACACATGAAGAGCATGCCAGCAAAAGCTATTTCGAACGGTTTTCCTCCGCCGTTGCCAAAGCAACCGGTAGTTCTGCCGCCTTTATTCTGGCGATGGCTTCGGTCATTATCTGGGCGCTGCTTGGGCCTGTTTTTGGCTATTCGGAGAATTGGCAACTCGTTATCAACACAGGCACAACAATTATCACGTTTCTGATGGTGTTTGTTATTCAGAAAGCCCAGAATAAAGAATCTCTTTCGGTTCAGCTTAAGTTGAACGAGCTAATTGCAGCCACCAAAGGGGCCAGCAACCGGCTGGTTGCCAGCGAAAACCTGAGTGAAGAGGAACTGGATATCCTTTACAAACACTATTGTACGATGGCTGAGTTAACCAAACAAAAGACCGATCTACGGAAATCGCACTCCGTAGAAGAAGCCATTGATAATACAGAGGAAAAGCTGGAAAAAACAACGAAGAAGTAA
- a CDS encoding cellulose synthase family protein — MEILVLLLYGLALMLLFIYNCGQLSLILIYLASTRKRKQAALSTAIILPDALPRVTVQLPVYNELYVVERLIDAVVQLNYPTDKLDIQLLDDSSDETVELIAGKVATYKQLGFDIEHIRRADRKGFKAGALAYGMTLAKGEFIAIFDADFVPDPDFLLKTIPHFTDPKVAIVQTRWGHLNEDFSLMTQLQAFGLNAHFTIEQSGRYAAGFLANFNGTGGVWRKQAITDAGGWQSDTLTEDLDLSYRAQLKGWKFVYREDVCSPAELPIAMNALKSQQYRWMKGAAECARKLFVNVLRTPGLSLTVKLHAFFHLFSSATFILVLILGVMSVPLIYIRSQHPEWEWVFRVINLFQANLLILITFYGIPIWFLKPETKAKLIWYFPMYSSLMMGLSLHNTIAVIEGYIGRKTPFIRTPKFNVKAATDGWSANVYVNRQFSWLTLVEGFLSLYFLGGLILAFYIEDYRMFFLHIMLMVGFGMVFIYSLIHSGRGRSLVQAG, encoded by the coding sequence ATGGAAATTCTGGTCCTGCTGTTATATGGACTGGCATTGATGCTGCTGTTTATTTACAACTGTGGGCAGTTGAGCCTTATTCTTATTTACTTGGCATCGACGCGAAAACGAAAACAGGCCGCTTTGTCAACCGCAATCATCTTACCCGATGCGTTACCGCGCGTAACCGTGCAATTACCCGTCTATAATGAATTGTATGTAGTGGAACGACTCATCGACGCCGTTGTGCAACTGAACTACCCAACCGACAAACTCGACATTCAACTTCTGGATGACTCGTCGGATGAAACCGTTGAGTTGATCGCGGGTAAAGTAGCTACTTATAAGCAACTTGGCTTCGACATTGAGCATATTCGCCGGGCCGACCGAAAGGGCTTCAAAGCGGGGGCACTCGCGTACGGGATGACGCTGGCAAAAGGCGAATTCATTGCCATTTTCGACGCCGACTTCGTGCCTGACCCCGACTTCCTGTTAAAGACCATTCCTCACTTTACCGACCCCAAAGTAGCCATCGTACAAACCCGGTGGGGGCACCTTAATGAAGACTTTTCGTTGATGACCCAACTACAGGCGTTTGGCCTTAATGCGCACTTCACGATTGAGCAAAGCGGCCGGTATGCCGCTGGCTTTCTGGCTAACTTCAATGGCACGGGGGGCGTCTGGCGGAAACAGGCAATTACCGATGCGGGAGGCTGGCAAAGCGACACACTGACGGAGGATCTGGATCTGAGCTATCGGGCCCAACTCAAAGGCTGGAAGTTTGTGTACCGGGAAGACGTCTGTTCTCCTGCCGAATTGCCGATTGCGATGAATGCGCTGAAATCGCAGCAATACCGCTGGATGAAAGGAGCGGCTGAGTGCGCCCGTAAATTGTTTGTCAATGTACTCCGAACACCGGGATTGTCGTTGACCGTGAAGCTCCACGCGTTTTTCCATCTCTTCAGCAGCGCTACGTTCATTTTGGTACTGATCCTGGGCGTCATGAGCGTTCCCCTGATTTACATTCGGAGCCAACACCCGGAATGGGAATGGGTGTTCAGAGTCATTAATTTATTCCAGGCCAATTTACTGATTCTCATTACGTTCTACGGAATTCCCATCTGGTTTCTGAAACCGGAGACCAAGGCTAAACTGATCTGGTATTTCCCGATGTATTCGTCCCTTATGATGGGTCTTTCGCTGCATAACACGATTGCCGTAATTGAGGGCTATATCGGACGAAAGACGCCCTTTATCCGGACACCAAAATTCAATGTTAAAGCGGCTACGGACGGATGGAGCGCCAATGTGTACGTAAACCGGCAGTTCAGTTGGTTGACGCTGGTGGAAGGCTTTCTATCGCTCTATTTCCTGGGCGGACTAATTCTGGCATTTTACATCGAAGATTACCGCATGTTTTTTCTCCATATCATGCTCATGGTTGGCTTCGGAATGGTGTTCATTTATTCCCTGATCCATTCCGGCCGCGGACGCTCGCTTGTTCAGGCAGGTTAA
- a CDS encoding acyl-CoA dehydrogenase family protein produces the protein MNSIHPVPAAKRPHTPTDSPDLLNPLMDRIAQAAPVTDREGEFPEEAFGWLAEAGLLAITLPGHDLDFGRGQTARLLHLLKRIGSANLAVGRVYEGHINALYLIHLYATPDQRTRWYTDVTEHKRLFSVWNTQADHGVRLAEQKSSDRDSVYRLSGTKTFCSGAGWIQRPLITGDLQADSRKGWQMTIVPTEHVAPIGQDAQFWQPLGMRASASFKLDFTGVELTDADLLGQPGDYFRQPYFSGGAIRFAAVQLGGAEALYEATRQFLTSLNRTDDLLQQTRLAEMAYLIESGNQWLQNAGDHTDRWLAEGADWTKIVAYANMTRTAIEEICLRVMPLVERCVGARGLLRPLPFERIHRDLTHYLRQPAPDATLVDIGKYVLANPKTADELWH, from the coding sequence ATGAACTCTATTCACCCAGTTCCCGCTGCTAAGCGCCCTCATACGCCTACCGATAGCCCAGACCTGTTAAATCCACTAATGGACCGGATAGCCCAGGCAGCTCCTGTCACCGATCGGGAAGGTGAATTTCCCGAAGAGGCTTTTGGCTGGCTGGCGGAGGCTGGACTACTTGCCATCACCCTACCCGGTCACGATCTGGATTTTGGTCGGGGGCAAACGGCTCGCCTGCTGCATCTGCTCAAACGGATTGGGTCGGCAAATCTGGCCGTCGGCCGGGTGTATGAAGGACACATCAACGCGCTTTATCTGATTCACCTCTACGCGACGCCCGATCAGCGTACGCGCTGGTATACCGACGTAACCGAACATAAGCGGTTGTTCAGCGTCTGGAACACGCAGGCTGATCATGGAGTACGACTGGCCGAACAAAAGTCATCTGACCGCGACAGTGTCTATCGACTGTCGGGCACAAAAACCTTCTGCTCTGGAGCGGGCTGGATTCAGCGCCCGTTGATCACCGGCGACTTACAGGCCGATTCACGCAAGGGTTGGCAAATGACGATTGTGCCTACCGAACACGTCGCGCCGATTGGGCAGGATGCACAGTTCTGGCAACCGTTGGGCATGCGGGCATCGGCCAGTTTTAAACTTGATTTCACGGGTGTCGAGTTAACGGATGCGGATTTGCTGGGCCAGCCCGGCGACTATTTCCGACAGCCTTATTTTAGTGGTGGAGCCATTCGCTTTGCAGCCGTTCAACTCGGCGGGGCCGAAGCCCTGTATGAGGCTACCCGCCAGTTTCTGACCTCCCTGAACCGCACCGACGATCTGCTCCAGCAAACCCGCCTGGCTGAAATGGCCTATTTGATCGAATCGGGCAACCAATGGCTTCAGAATGCTGGCGACCATACAGATCGCTGGCTGGCCGAAGGAGCCGACTGGACAAAGATTGTGGCCTATGCCAACATGACCCGAACGGCTATCGAAGAAATCTGTTTACGTGTGATGCCACTCGTCGAACGCTGCGTAGGTGCCAGAGGGTTACTTCGTCCACTCCCGTTTGAGCGCATCCATCGCGATTTAACCCATTACCTACGCCAGCCCGCCCCCGATGCAACGCTGGTGGATATTGGAAAATATGTGCTCGCTAACCCCAAAACTGCCGATGAACTCTGGCATTGA
- a CDS encoding glycosyltransferase family 1 protein, whose protein sequence is MSLISRELANSEVVKNVKSPDLSAGEVTDLICFSHLRWNFVYQRPQHLLNRASQTWRVWFIEEPIYGNENRVELRPISETLTVVVPFLKHGTSHEDAVREQRAAIDQLLDQHSIHDFIAWYYTPMALTFSDHLTPRLTVYDCMDELSAFLGAPKSLLDKEKALLNRADLVFTGGMSLYEAKKTRHASVFAFPSSIDYRHFEPARHSLPAPADIREIAGPRIGFCGVIDERMNINLLGEVARKRPDWQFVLLGPVVKINPAHLPKGPNLHYLGMKSYADLPTYFSQWDVAMMPFALNEATRYISPTKTPEYLAAGLPVVSTSIQDVISTYGGWAPVLIADSVEAFEEAIDKALNHTMADDWVAVDEFLLANSWDTTWEAMNRLIQARMTVAFQ, encoded by the coding sequence ATGTCTTTAATCTCTAGGGAACTAGCTAACTCTGAAGTTGTAAAAAATGTGAAATCGCCAGATTTGTCGGCTGGTGAAGTAACGGATTTGATTTGTTTTTCTCATTTACGCTGGAACTTCGTTTATCAGCGCCCCCAACATTTACTCAATAGAGCTAGCCAAACCTGGCGCGTTTGGTTTATCGAAGAGCCTATTTACGGCAACGAAAACCGAGTAGAGCTTCGCCCCATTAGTGAGACATTAACCGTAGTCGTTCCGTTCTTAAAGCACGGAACCAGCCATGAAGATGCCGTTCGTGAGCAGCGGGCCGCTATTGATCAACTCTTAGATCAGCACTCGATCCACGATTTTATTGCCTGGTATTACACGCCCATGGCGCTTACGTTCAGTGATCATCTGACTCCTCGTTTAACGGTTTATGACTGTATGGACGAACTATCGGCATTTCTTGGCGCGCCCAAAAGCCTGTTAGACAAGGAGAAGGCACTGCTTAATCGGGCCGATCTGGTATTTACGGGCGGTATGAGTTTGTACGAAGCCAAGAAAACCCGTCACGCCAGTGTATTTGCATTCCCTAGCAGCATCGATTATCGCCATTTTGAACCAGCGCGGCATTCGCTGCCAGCGCCAGCCGATATACGTGAGATTGCAGGGCCGCGCATTGGTTTTTGCGGGGTAATCGATGAACGGATGAATATCAATTTACTGGGCGAAGTGGCCCGGAAACGCCCCGACTGGCAATTTGTTTTGTTAGGGCCTGTCGTGAAAATTAATCCGGCTCATTTGCCTAAAGGCCCCAATCTTCATTATTTGGGTATGAAATCCTATGCTGACTTACCTACCTATTTCAGCCAGTGGGATGTTGCCATGATGCCCTTTGCCCTTAATGAAGCTACTCGTTACATAAGCCCCACAAAAACTCCTGAATACCTGGCCGCTGGTTTGCCCGTTGTCTCAACGTCGATTCAGGATGTGATCAGCACCTATGGTGGTTGGGCACCGGTCCTCATTGCCGACTCGGTCGAGGCTTTTGAAGAAGCCATTGACAAAGCCCTTAATCATACAATGGCTGATGACTGGGTGGCTGTCGATGAATTCCTGCTGGCAAATTCCTGGGATACTACCTGGGAGGCTATGAACCGGCTGATACAGGCTCGTATGACAGTAGCTTTTCAATAG
- a CDS encoding glycoside hydrolase family 2 protein yields the protein MESKQPNTSFSASRPEKAPLAEPINELPRAVLRPNTYLLLDGEWRFTIDPDDKGLLQRWYVGHSFDGTAHWPGSIESHMAQAKGQGSSAGWQDKVVAWYEREFTLPHRSEPHARSMIQLTFGACGYETRVWLNGHPLHTIEDEEIHLGEYTSFSYELPEDYLRPQNRLTVRIADTMDAEIPRGKQESHVYKRGGIWYQTYTGAVRSVWLETVERNRLRSRVGVVSVVEDQLVRFSVTTRIHDPGHYILRLQAYDLQQTEPIATSDFPLQLDAGQKQQRVVLELPGAGLWSPESPTRYKLIAQLIDAEGYAAQIETRFGLRKIEARGRYIYLNNSPVYLDGILYQPGTATYEEMQRHMLAMKELGCNLVRVHIAGVDPRIYNLADKLGLMLWVEVPSPHSSTAKSRQNHRAELLRMVSLISTHPSVVIWSLYNEDWGAQDIATNPETRQYIMDMYHYMQIAYPQYLVVDNDGWQHISWEGRLKSDLLTAHLYTPDLNRWKELLGQLTAGDLEHVAAFPLVVGDPFFYRRQVPLVVSEWGGFGFANYGGPEESEGRAERIRLFKQELRQYTIAGDIYTQATNIEDERNGLIDPQTGELTVPAGLLNSRAS from the coding sequence ATGGAATCAAAACAGCCCAACACTAGTTTCTCGGCCAGCAGGCCGGAAAAAGCTCCCCTGGCAGAACCCATTAACGAACTCCCCCGGGCCGTTCTGCGCCCAAATACGTATTTGCTGCTAGACGGAGAATGGCGGTTTACGATCGATCCTGACGATAAAGGATTACTTCAGCGCTGGTACGTTGGTCATTCCTTTGATGGAACAGCCCATTGGCCGGGCTCCATTGAATCCCATATGGCGCAGGCCAAAGGTCAAGGTTCTTCTGCCGGATGGCAGGATAAGGTAGTTGCGTGGTACGAACGGGAATTTACGCTGCCTCATCGCAGTGAACCGCACGCTCGTTCTATGATCCAGCTCACCTTTGGTGCCTGCGGCTACGAAACCCGGGTATGGCTTAATGGCCATCCGCTCCACACAATTGAAGATGAGGAGATTCACCTGGGTGAGTATACGTCGTTCTCCTATGAATTACCGGAAGACTATTTACGCCCGCAAAACCGGCTTACAGTACGAATTGCGGATACCATGGACGCCGAAATTCCAAGGGGTAAGCAGGAATCGCATGTGTATAAACGGGGGGGCATCTGGTATCAGACCTATACAGGGGCCGTTCGCAGCGTTTGGCTCGAAACCGTGGAGCGGAACCGACTTCGCTCCCGCGTGGGTGTGGTCAGCGTGGTGGAAGATCAACTGGTGCGCTTTAGTGTAACAACCCGCATTCATGATCCCGGCCACTATATCCTGCGACTACAGGCCTACGATCTCCAACAGACTGAGCCCATTGCCACCTCCGATTTTCCATTGCAACTGGATGCCGGACAAAAGCAACAACGGGTCGTGCTCGAACTACCGGGGGCGGGTTTATGGTCACCCGAATCACCGACACGCTACAAACTCATTGCCCAGCTCATTGACGCCGAAGGCTATGCCGCCCAGATTGAAACCCGGTTTGGTCTGCGCAAAATAGAAGCGCGGGGACGATATATCTATCTGAATAATTCGCCGGTTTACCTCGATGGTATTCTGTACCAGCCGGGCACGGCTACGTACGAGGAGATGCAGCGACACATGCTGGCGATGAAAGAACTGGGCTGCAATCTGGTACGCGTTCACATTGCCGGTGTCGATCCCCGAATTTACAACCTGGCCGATAAACTGGGGCTTATGCTCTGGGTAGAGGTTCCCAGTCCGCATAGCTCAACAGCCAAGAGCCGCCAGAACCACCGCGCCGAACTCCTGCGAATGGTGTCATTGATTAGTACGCACCCTTCCGTTGTGATCTGGAGCCTGTATAACGAAGACTGGGGGGCGCAGGATATTGCCACCAATCCGGAGACGCGCCAGTACATTATGGATATGTACCATTACATGCAGATTGCGTATCCGCAATACCTGGTTGTCGATAATGACGGCTGGCAGCATATTTCGTGGGAAGGCCGGCTGAAATCAGACCTGTTAACAGCTCACCTCTACACGCCGGACTTAAACCGCTGGAAGGAACTGCTCGGCCAATTGACTGCCGGAGACCTGGAGCATGTAGCTGCGTTTCCATTGGTCGTTGGCGATCCGTTTTTCTACCGTCGGCAGGTGCCTTTAGTCGTTAGCGAATGGGGTGGTTTTGGGTTTGCCAATTATGGCGGCCCTGAGGAATCCGAAGGCCGCGCCGAACGAATCCGGCTCTTTAAACAGGAATTACGCCAGTATACCATTGCCGGGGATATATACACCCAGGCCACCAACATTGAGGATGAACGAAACGGACTGATCGACCCACAGACGGGCGAACTGACGGTTCCGGCAGGCTTATTGAACTCGCGGGCTAGCTAG
- the treY gene encoding malto-oligosyltrehalose synthase produces the protein MNNPISTYRIQFHKNFTFPDFEQLIPYLDKLGVKTIYASPIFEAVPGSLHGYDAVNLHRINPEIGTEAQLTAISRQLTERGISWLQDIVPNHMAFHPNNAWLMDVLEKGQRSFYASFFDIDWTNPQQKGRLMVPFLGASLEEVIEKGELAVAYQNQRFVLTNQDAAYPLHLRSYSTILQASTGKTNKLFQPILELVQELDSIADTKTYAVGCAELQEKLASILTESRDQNYLESCLEVVNTSPALLQQLADEQAYRLCYYGETDQQINYRRFFTVNALICLNIQDPVVFEQVHQYTKQLLELGVFQGLRVDHIDGLYDPDTYLDRLRKLAGEDTYIVVEKILEQGEELPQYWPIQGATGYQYLALLNNLLTQTRSQQTFTQFYRELLGEKKNVHWELRDKKATILYEHMRGELDNLYRFFLDLNLIDRNQPETIPPDTLKTAIGEFLIQCPVYRYYGNHLPLGESEAEAVENLLDKINTSKPELAAAIGLLKEALLTKPQSGGQAYNDRAARFYQRCMQFTGPLMAKGVEDTLMYTYNRFIGHDEVGDSPEFFGLTVDEFHQKMIDRQMNWPLALNATSTHDTKRGEDVRSRLNVLTDLAEEWVEEVKVWQQLNQAGEAPDRNDEYFIYQTLVGAYPMPGQQETDFSDRLAEYLEKALREAKRYTTHANPNEAYEEAAKAFARTLLNQKRPFWKRFQAFHQRITDFGIINSLAQVVLKCTCPGLPDVYQGSELWDLSLVDPDNRRPVDYDQRQQWLDELVATDSNDLWSELWTNRYDARIKLWLLYTLLTERSQQPELFEKGHYIPLAIEGTYSQHVLAFARQYQQRWCVVAVPLGLASVCQEQQTDIVSLDWKDTRLILPDNAPADWSHQLIDAQGKAEKSMAIGDLFSFLPLAVVRLGQSVASEVAVG, from the coding sequence ATGAACAATCCCATATCAACCTACCGAATCCAATTTCACAAAAACTTTACCTTTCCTGATTTCGAGCAATTGATTCCGTATCTGGATAAGCTGGGCGTGAAAACCATTTATGCGTCGCCTATTTTCGAGGCCGTACCCGGTAGCCTACATGGCTATGATGCGGTGAATCTGCACCGAATCAATCCTGAAATCGGTACCGAAGCCCAGTTGACAGCCATAAGTCGGCAGTTGACAGAACGGGGAATCAGCTGGCTACAGGATATTGTGCCAAATCACATGGCGTTTCATCCTAATAATGCCTGGCTGATGGATGTGCTGGAAAAAGGACAACGTTCATTTTACGCATCTTTTTTCGATATTGACTGGACGAATCCACAGCAGAAAGGGCGACTGATGGTGCCGTTTCTGGGCGCTTCGTTGGAGGAAGTTATTGAAAAAGGAGAACTGGCCGTAGCCTATCAGAATCAACGCTTTGTTCTAACGAATCAGGACGCGGCTTACCCCCTGCACCTACGTTCGTATTCGACTATTCTACAGGCTAGTACTGGAAAAACGAACAAGTTGTTTCAGCCAATACTAGAGCTAGTGCAGGAGCTTGATTCGATTGCCGATACGAAAACCTACGCTGTCGGTTGTGCTGAATTACAGGAGAAACTCGCCAGTATACTTACTGAATCGAGAGATCAAAACTATCTGGAAAGCTGCCTGGAAGTGGTAAATACAAGCCCAGCACTGCTTCAGCAGCTTGCCGATGAGCAGGCTTATCGCTTGTGCTATTATGGGGAAACCGATCAGCAGATTAATTACCGGCGTTTTTTTACGGTCAATGCCCTGATCTGCCTAAACATACAGGACCCGGTCGTTTTTGAGCAGGTTCACCAGTACACGAAACAGTTGCTGGAATTAGGTGTGTTCCAGGGACTGCGTGTTGACCATATCGACGGGCTGTATGACCCGGATACCTACTTGGATCGACTTCGGAAACTGGCTGGTGAGGATACCTATATTGTTGTTGAAAAAATTCTGGAACAGGGCGAAGAACTACCTCAGTACTGGCCTATTCAGGGGGCAACGGGCTACCAATACCTGGCGCTGCTCAATAACCTGCTGACCCAAACCCGCAGCCAGCAAACGTTCACCCAGTTTTATCGGGAACTGCTTGGTGAGAAGAAAAATGTTCACTGGGAATTGCGCGATAAGAAAGCAACTATTCTCTACGAGCACATGCGGGGTGAGCTGGACAATCTGTATCGGTTCTTTCTGGATCTGAACCTGATCGATAGAAACCAGCCCGAAACAATACCGCCCGATACCCTAAAAACGGCCATTGGTGAGTTTCTGATTCAGTGTCCTGTATACCGCTATTACGGAAATCATCTGCCGTTGGGCGAATCGGAAGCCGAAGCTGTAGAAAACCTGCTCGATAAAATCAATACGAGTAAGCCAGAACTGGCAGCAGCCATTGGCTTACTGAAGGAGGCTTTGTTAACAAAACCTCAGTCGGGTGGTCAGGCTTACAACGACCGGGCCGCACGCTTCTATCAGCGTTGCATGCAGTTTACCGGCCCGCTCATGGCTAAAGGTGTGGAAGATACGCTCATGTACACCTACAACCGCTTTATTGGGCACGATGAAGTGGGTGATTCGCCCGAGTTCTTTGGTCTGACGGTAGACGAATTTCACCAGAAAATGATCGATCGGCAGATGAATTGGCCACTGGCGCTCAACGCGACGTCGACGCACGATACGAAGCGGGGCGAAGACGTGCGCAGCCGCTTGAATGTGCTAACCGATCTGGCCGAGGAATGGGTTGAGGAGGTGAAGGTATGGCAACAGCTCAATCAGGCAGGGGAGGCCCCCGATCGAAATGATGAGTACTTCATTTATCAGACGCTGGTCGGCGCTTACCCCATGCCCGGCCAGCAAGAGACAGATTTCTCTGACCGCCTGGCGGAGTATCTGGAGAAAGCCCTGCGTGAGGCCAAGCGCTACACTACGCATGCTAATCCCAATGAAGCCTACGAAGAAGCCGCCAAAGCGTTTGCCCGTACGTTATTGAATCAAAAACGCCCGTTCTGGAAACGCTTTCAGGCCTTTCACCAGCGCATTACCGATTTCGGGATTATCAACTCCCTGGCGCAGGTCGTGTTGAAATGTACCTGTCCGGGCCTTCCGGACGTATACCAGGGGAGCGAACTATGGGACCTTAGTTTAGTGGACCCCGACAACCGTCGGCCAGTGGATTACGACCAGCGGCAACAATGGCTGGATGAGTTGGTGGCTACGGATTCCAATGATTTGTGGTCTGAATTATGGACGAATCGCTACGATGCCCGGATCAAACTTTGGTTGTTATATACGCTGTTAACTGAACGAAGTCAGCAGCCTGAACTCTTCGAGAAGGGGCACTATATTCCCCTGGCGATTGAAGGAACTTACAGCCAGCATGTATTGGCCTTTGCCCGGCAGTATCAACAGCGCTGGTGTGTTGTAGCAGTTCCGTTAGGGTTAGCTTCGGTATGTCAGGAGCAACAGACCGACATCGTTTCCCTCGACTGGAAAGACACCCGACTCATTTTACCTGACAATGCCCCTGCCGACTGGAGCCACCAGTTGATTGATGCCCAAGGAAAGGCTGAAAAGAGTATGGCTATAGGTGATCTTTTTTCTTTTTTACCGCTGGCGGTCGTGCGGTTAGGGCAATCTGTAGCAAGTGAAGTTGCTGTAGGTTAA